One part of the Ornithodoros turicata isolate Travis chromosome 2, ASM3712646v1, whole genome shotgun sequence genome encodes these proteins:
- the LOC135386424 gene encoding uncharacterized protein LOC135386424 codes for MGDDITLDDVPSYAASDALSESCHEEYPAQPTGSSVNQVLKEVHKTVLALEARLIAFQVKCFQHNKEMLLMLKQQQKQQGHALLALHLPDGCPQLPATTFLQLEEFDRFLEGRENMSMTVSVLHRLL; via the exons ATGG GTGATGACATCACGCTGGACGACGTTCCTTCCTATGCAGCATCCGACGCCCTCTCTGAATCTTGCCACGAAGAGTATCCAGCACAACCTACTG GTTCTTCAGTCAATCAAGTCTTAAAAGAAGTGCATAAGACTGTATTGGCACTGGAGGCCAGGCTCATTG CTTTCCAGGTGAAGTGTTTTCAACACAACAAAGAAATGCTGCTCATGCTCAAGCAGCAACAGAAGCAGCAGGGTCATGCGTTGCTAGCGCTGCATTTACCTGATGGGTGTCCCCAGCTGCCAGCCACAACTTTTTTGCAGTTGGAAGAATTTGACAGATTCCTTGAGGGCAGGGAGAACATGTCAATGACTGTGAGTGTATTACATCGATTGCTCTAG